Proteins encoded in a region of the Agromyces protaetiae genome:
- a CDS encoding aminoglycoside phosphotransferase family protein has protein sequence MSDLGPVSPGHAADAAWLRRWRLRPDGDLTTTASSILMPVLTRGGAPAMLKIAHSEEEERGVGLLTALDGHGAARVLRHDRDAVLLERATGDRDLVDMVRDGDDDGATRIICETAAQIHAASPEVFAAAPPLIDLRTWFRLLFEQADDHGTLHRRGADIAGELLDDAREPVALHGDLHHGNVLDFGDRGWLAIDPKGLVGEAGFDFANLLCNPSHERALMPGRLERQFGVVVEASGLERARLARWLVAWCALSSIWFAIDDDPAHAESAAAIGERALGLA, from the coding sequence GTGAGCGATCTCGGTCCCGTCTCCCCCGGCCATGCCGCCGACGCGGCGTGGCTCAGGCGGTGGCGGCTGCGCCCCGACGGTGACCTCACGACCACGGCATCGAGCATCCTCATGCCCGTGCTGACCCGCGGCGGCGCGCCCGCGATGCTGAAGATCGCGCACAGCGAAGAGGAGGAACGCGGCGTCGGCCTGCTCACCGCGCTCGACGGGCACGGCGCCGCACGCGTGCTGCGGCACGACCGCGATGCGGTGCTGCTCGAGCGTGCGACGGGCGACCGCGACCTGGTCGACATGGTCCGCGACGGCGACGACGACGGTGCGACGCGCATCATCTGCGAGACGGCCGCGCAGATCCACGCCGCCTCACCCGAGGTGTTCGCCGCGGCACCTCCACTCATCGACCTGCGCACCTGGTTCCGGCTGCTGTTCGAGCAGGCCGACGACCACGGCACGCTGCACCGCCGCGGCGCCGACATCGCGGGCGAGCTGCTCGACGACGCGCGCGAGCCCGTCGCGCTGCACGGCGACCTGCACCACGGCAACGTGCTCGACTTCGGCGATCGCGGCTGGCTCGCCATCGACCCCAAGGGGCTCGTCGGCGAAGCCGGCTTCGACTTCGCCAACCTGCTGTGCAACCCGTCGCACGAACGTGCGCTCATGCCGGGGCGGCTCGAGCGTCAGTTCGGCGTCGTGGTCGAGGCATCCGGCCTGGAACGCGCGCGCCTCGCGCGCTGGCTCGTCGCCTGGTGCGCCCTCTCGTCGATCTGGTTCGCGATCGACGACGACCCGGCACACGCGGAGTCCGCCGCCGCGATCGGCGAGCGAGCGCTCGGACTCGCCTGA
- a CDS encoding phosphatase PAP2 family protein, which translates to MTPVHDDDQTTDASRETDASDGTDASDGTDASDGTDASDGTDASTEASAQLSPDAPAAPDATAEGTSGEHDDVEAPRVDVTPPHAQVERRVHTMRRRVPLIVGLSSLVIAALLGLVIVLRIGELLEMDEEWAEEVLSLRGPVGDLFAYGMNALGGGVMGVFLVPIGIAIVLLVCRRPWGALYFIVASAASAGVVQLLKHLFGRARPEDIMVVSDFGSFPSGHVANAATIAVALGVIVPRVGVWIAGAAYTILMAISRTYLGAHWFTDTVGGLLIGAGVALLVWALFAGPLERERLAWTARISKLNAARAQAHITPPARPR; encoded by the coding sequence ATGACGCCGGTTCACGACGACGACCAGACGACGGACGCCTCGCGCGAGACGGATGCCTCGGACGGGACGGATGCCTCGGACGGGACGGATGCCTCGGACGGGACGGATGCCTCGGACGGGACGGATGCCTCGACCGAGGCATCCGCTCAGCTCTCGCCCGACGCGCCCGCCGCGCCCGACGCGACCGCCGAGGGCACGTCGGGCGAGCACGACGACGTCGAGGCGCCGCGCGTCGACGTGACCCCGCCGCACGCACAGGTCGAGCGCCGGGTGCACACGATGCGCCGTCGCGTCCCGCTCATCGTCGGCCTCTCATCACTCGTCATCGCGGCGCTGCTCGGGCTCGTCATCGTGCTGCGCATCGGCGAGCTGCTCGAGATGGACGAGGAGTGGGCCGAGGAGGTCCTGTCCCTGCGCGGCCCGGTGGGCGACCTGTTCGCGTACGGCATGAATGCGCTCGGCGGGGGCGTGATGGGGGTGTTCCTCGTACCGATCGGCATCGCGATCGTGCTGCTCGTCTGCCGGCGGCCGTGGGGCGCGCTGTACTTCATCGTCGCGTCGGCCGCGAGCGCGGGCGTCGTCCAGCTGCTGAAGCACCTGTTCGGCCGGGCCCGCCCCGAGGACATCATGGTCGTCTCGGACTTCGGCTCGTTCCCGTCGGGGCATGTCGCGAACGCCGCGACGATCGCGGTCGCCCTCGGCGTGATCGTGCCGCGCGTCGGGGTGTGGATCGCGGGCGCCGCGTACACGATCCTGATGGCGATCAGCCGCACGTATCTCGGGGCGCACTGGTTCACCGACACCGTCGGCGGGCTCCTCATCGGTGCGGGCGTCGCGCTGCTCGTCTGGGCCCTGTTCGCGGGCCCGCTCGAGCGTGAACGGCTCGCCTGGACGGCACGGATCTCGAAGCTCAACGCCGCGCGCGCCCAGGCGCACATCACGCCGCCGGCGCGGCCGCGCTAG
- a CDS encoding fatty acid desaturase family protein gives MIPFSVAGAAGTSSPTVPSDRAVLPERLGAVRATRPKSDGPNPTQSYTALSRVVRESGLLRRERGFYIALFSGLVLALAGTIAGMILLGDSWFQLLMAAALGIIFTQFAFLAHEASHRAVFASGPANDKAGRLLATSIGMSYAWWMNKHTRHHANPNRVGKDPDIEFDTISFTEESAAEQRGVIAWITRRQGYLFFPLLMFEGVNLHYISIRTLFAKRRIEGRALELSVIAARFAVYLGLVFWIMPFGMACAFLGVQLAVFGVYMGASFAPNHKGMPIVPADAKLDFFSKQVLTSRNISGGIWANALMGGLNYQIEHHLFPSMARPHLAKARQIVREHCRTTGTPYTETTLVRSYGIVIRYLNRVGLAARDPFDCPMVQRFRRV, from the coding sequence ATCATCCCCTTCTCCGTCGCCGGAGCCGCCGGCACCTCGAGTCCCACTGTCCCTTCCGACCGGGCGGTCCTTCCGGAACGGCTCGGCGCCGTCCGGGCGACCCGACCGAAGTCCGACGGGCCGAACCCGACGCAGAGCTACACCGCGCTGTCGCGCGTCGTGCGCGAATCGGGCCTCCTGCGCCGCGAGCGCGGGTTCTACATCGCCCTCTTCTCAGGGCTCGTGCTGGCGCTGGCGGGCACGATCGCCGGCATGATCCTGCTCGGCGACAGCTGGTTCCAGCTGCTCATGGCCGCGGCGCTCGGCATCATCTTCACGCAGTTCGCGTTCCTCGCGCACGAGGCGTCGCACCGCGCGGTCTTCGCGTCGGGGCCGGCCAACGACAAGGCCGGTCGCCTGCTCGCGACCTCCATCGGCATGAGCTACGCGTGGTGGATGAACAAGCACACGCGGCACCACGCGAACCCGAACCGCGTCGGCAAAGACCCCGACATCGAGTTCGACACGATCTCGTTCACCGAGGAGTCGGCGGCCGAGCAGCGCGGCGTCATCGCGTGGATCACGCGACGCCAGGGCTACCTGTTCTTCCCGCTGCTGATGTTCGAGGGCGTGAACCTGCACTACATCAGCATCCGCACGCTGTTCGCGAAGCGCCGCATCGAAGGCCGGGCGCTCGAGCTCTCGGTGATCGCGGCCCGCTTCGCGGTGTACCTCGGGCTGGTGTTCTGGATCATGCCGTTCGGCATGGCCTGCGCATTCCTGGGCGTGCAGCTCGCCGTGTTCGGCGTCTACATGGGCGCGTCGTTCGCACCGAACCACAAGGGCATGCCGATCGTGCCGGCCGACGCGAAGCTCGACTTCTTCAGCAAGCAGGTGCTCACCTCGCGGAACATCTCGGGCGGGATCTGGGCGAACGCGCTCATGGGCGGGCTGAACTACCAGATCGAGCACCACCTGTTCCCGAGCATGGCGCGCCCCCACCTCGCGAAGGCCCGCCAGATCGTACGCGAACACTGCCGCACCACCGGGACCCCGTACACGGAGACGACGCTCGTGCGGTCGTACGGCATCGTCATCCGGTATCTCAACCGGGTCGGCCTCGCCGCGCGCGACCCGTTCGACTGCCCCATGGTCCAACGCTTCCGCCGGGTATGA
- a CDS encoding cold-shock protein yields the protein MTTGTVKWFNADKGFGFIAPDDGTADVFAHFSAITTGGYRSLEENQRVEFDTEQGQKGLQAANIRLV from the coding sequence ATGACTACCGGAACCGTCAAATGGTTCAACGCCGACAAGGGCTTCGGCTTCATCGCCCCCGACGACGGCACTGCCGACGTCTTCGCGCACTTCAGCGCGATCACCACGGGCGGCTACCGCAGCCTCGAAGAGAACCAGCGCGTCGAGTTCGACACCGAGCAGGGCCAGAAGGGCCTGCAGGCGGCGAACATCCGACTCGTCTGA
- a CDS encoding multidrug effflux MFS transporter, translating to MIRPDDTRSTPVVPAHPGDALSRRQRLVYVLVLGALTALGPFTIDLYLPAFPALQDDLGVSASAVQLTLTGTMIGFGLGQLIVGPWSDKVGRKLPLILSTILHIAASVGVVFAPDITWLLVFRLLQGFGAAAGGVVAMAMVRDLFGGKPLVRMLSRLALVNGLAPVLAPVIGSQLLGIMDWRGVFWVLGAYGLVVVVAVTLFIVETLPASKRHVAGHSTMRDRYRALFRDRVYLGAAIVGGMTFTGLFGYLSTSSFLFQEVYAFSAQEYGILFAVNSVGVIIGVQTSSRLMRGPVPPQWILAATTLVHLAMAVTIMLLDSSGAGFWGTAIPLWFYILACGFSFPAVQVLALAHHGAEAGTAASLLGAMNFGLAGVISPLIGMLGVGSAVPMAFVQVLASIVAITALWALVRPRSVPPLTD from the coding sequence ATCATCCGTCCCGACGACACCCGCTCGACCCCGGTCGTGCCCGCGCACCCGGGCGACGCGCTCAGCCGCAGGCAGCGACTCGTCTACGTGCTCGTGCTCGGCGCGCTGACCGCGCTGGGGCCGTTCACGATCGACCTCTACCTGCCGGCGTTCCCCGCACTGCAGGACGACCTCGGCGTCTCCGCCTCGGCGGTGCAGCTGACCCTCACGGGGACCATGATCGGGTTCGGCCTGGGCCAGCTCATCGTCGGCCCCTGGAGCGACAAGGTCGGCCGCAAGCTGCCGCTCATTCTGTCGACCATCCTGCACATCGCCGCGTCCGTCGGCGTCGTGTTCGCGCCCGACATCACCTGGCTCCTCGTGTTCCGTCTGCTGCAGGGCTTCGGCGCGGCCGCTGGCGGTGTCGTGGCGATGGCCATGGTGCGCGACCTGTTCGGCGGCAAGCCGCTCGTACGCATGCTCTCGCGCCTCGCGCTGGTCAACGGCCTCGCGCCCGTGCTCGCGCCCGTGATCGGCTCGCAGCTGCTCGGCATCATGGACTGGCGCGGCGTGTTCTGGGTGCTCGGCGCCTACGGCCTGGTCGTCGTCGTCGCCGTCACGCTGTTCATCGTCGAGACCCTGCCGGCCTCGAAGCGGCACGTCGCCGGCCACTCGACCATGCGCGACCGCTATCGGGCACTGTTCCGCGACCGCGTGTACCTCGGCGCCGCGATCGTCGGCGGCATGACGTTCACCGGGCTGTTCGGCTACCTGTCGACGTCGTCGTTCCTGTTCCAGGAGGTGTACGCGTTCAGCGCGCAAGAGTACGGCATCCTGTTCGCGGTGAACTCGGTCGGCGTCATCATCGGCGTGCAGACCAGTTCGCGGCTCATGCGCGGCCCGGTGCCGCCGCAGTGGATCCTCGCGGCGACCACGCTCGTGCACCTGGCCATGGCCGTGACCATCATGCTGCTCGACTCGTCGGGCGCCGGGTTCTGGGGCACCGCGATCCCGCTGTGGTTCTACATCCTCGCGTGCGGGTTCTCGTTCCCGGCTGTGCAGGTGCTCGCGCTCGCGCACCACGGCGCCGAGGCCGGCACCGCCGCGTCGCTGCTCGGTGCGATGAACTTCGGCCTGGCCGGCGTGATCTCGCCGCTCATCGGCATGCTCGGCGTCGGCAGCGCCGTGCCCATGGCGTTCGTCCAGGTGCTCGCGTCGATCGTCGCGATCACCGCCCTGTGGGCGCTCGTGCGTCCGCGCTCGGTGCCGCCGCTCACCGACTGA
- a CDS encoding ROK family protein, with protein MTDRPGTFDGVHRRNLSKLLGLVHLEGPQSRARLTAATGLNRSTVGALAGELIGLGLVEERAPDPTNRVGRPSPVVAARADVLAIAVNPEVDAVTIAAVGLNGRIAVRERIEMDRLVTPDETARLVAATLTRWRRGAIASANVVAVGLAVPGLVRASDGLVRFAPHLEWADAPLRALVEQAIGLPVAVDNDASLGAAAEHLFGAGRGVDDLVYLNGGASGIGGGLIVHGRPVGGVGGYAGEFGQNRPGIDAAGDRRAPGGVLEDEVSRARLLEIAGMSSADEPTLAAALAAAGDRPEVAAELARQRRILGTALANAVNVLNPALIILGGFLATLAEHDLDALRDALAAQAMPAAAEAVELRVAALGEDRLLIGAAEAAFAGLLADPLASAS; from the coding sequence GTGACTGACCGGCCCGGCACGTTCGATGGCGTACACCGTCGAAACCTCTCGAAACTCCTCGGGCTCGTGCACCTCGAAGGGCCGCAGTCCCGAGCGCGACTCACGGCCGCCACCGGACTCAACCGATCGACGGTCGGCGCCCTCGCGGGCGAGCTCATCGGGCTCGGGCTCGTTGAAGAACGGGCGCCGGACCCGACGAACCGGGTCGGCCGCCCGTCGCCGGTCGTCGCCGCGCGCGCCGACGTGCTCGCGATCGCCGTCAACCCCGAGGTCGACGCCGTCACGATCGCCGCCGTCGGGCTGAACGGCCGCATCGCGGTCCGCGAGCGCATCGAGATGGACCGTCTCGTCACCCCGGACGAGACCGCGCGGCTCGTCGCCGCAACCCTCACTCGCTGGCGCCGAGGTGCGATCGCGTCCGCCAACGTCGTCGCCGTCGGGCTCGCGGTGCCCGGCCTCGTGCGCGCGTCAGACGGGTTGGTGCGGTTCGCACCGCACCTGGAATGGGCGGATGCCCCGCTCAGGGCCCTGGTCGAACAGGCCATCGGGCTGCCGGTCGCGGTCGATAACGATGCGAGCCTGGGTGCCGCCGCCGAGCACCTGTTCGGCGCCGGCCGCGGCGTCGACGATCTCGTGTACCTCAATGGCGGCGCGAGCGGCATCGGCGGCGGGCTCATCGTGCACGGGCGCCCGGTCGGCGGCGTCGGCGGATATGCGGGGGAGTTCGGGCAGAATCGGCCGGGCATCGATGCGGCCGGCGACCGGCGTGCACCCGGGGGCGTGCTCGAGGACGAGGTCAGCCGCGCCCGCCTGCTCGAGATCGCCGGGATGTCCTCCGCCGACGAGCCGACGCTCGCGGCCGCGCTCGCCGCGGCGGGCGACCGGCCGGAGGTCGCGGCCGAGCTCGCGCGCCAGCGGCGCATCCTCGGCACCGCGCTCGCGAACGCCGTGAACGTGCTGAACCCGGCCCTGATCATCCTCGGCGGCTTCCTCGCCACGCTGGCCGAGCACGACCTCGACGCGCTTCGCGACGCCCTCGCGGCGCAGGCGATGCCGGCCGCCGCCGAAGCCGTCGAGCTCCGCGTCGCCGCGCTCGGCGAGGATCGACTGCTCATCGGTGCGGCCGAGGCCGCGTTCGCCGGGCTGCTGGCGGATCCGCTCGCCTCGGCCTCCTGA